In the genome of Ptychodera flava strain L36383 chromosome 13, AS_Pfla_20210202, whole genome shotgun sequence, one region contains:
- the LOC139147648 gene encoding acid phosphatase type 7-like: MPMNLTSNSLNSGLFLLLYLCAFTSPSKGDVIWGKSRPDFTKFDRSPVVGLHLALAGDTEVLASWMNVGRFQQETQPPICAYGKKPDGFTAIASGEAYTYTAGEFDSTLNKVTMNLKEIDFEHGDDVYYRCCNPNLGGWSPLYNFTVRSSGLKSEKTRAPKSHARPGKVQGGKIALVADMGVVFGNRTTESIARHLEKGVQLVVHAGDISYADDFSLFVSNNSFVWTEYMAMVELFAARVPYMVGPGNHEVQYNFTAYRNWFHMPNNASHSESPFYYSFDYMGVHFASLSTEHDFSPGSVQHRWLENDLRKADANRAEVPWILVFGHRPLYCSDWLKWTSRCNVEAKIFRDNIEDLLHKYKVDVYLSGHNHQYERSFAVYNMTVTSRSYRNPPATIYIVNGAAGNPEPNDPTFVNSTMAPWRANKAATVKYGWLLLEANATSLDFTYLFSENDEVFDRFSIIKDAV, translated from the exons ATGCCGATGAATCTCACTTCGAATAGCCTGAATAGCGGGTTATTTCTGCTGCTGTATTTGTGTGCATTCACTTCGCCGTCGAAAGGCGATGTGATATGGGGAAAGTCCAGACCTGACTTCACAAAGTTTGATCGCAGTCCCGTTGTGGGCCTACACTTGGCCCTGGCCGGTGATACTGAAGTGCTTGCTTCGTGGATGAACGTAGGGCGATTCCAGCAAGAAACACAGCCTCCGATATGTGCCTACGGTAAGAAGCCGGACGGATTCACGGCCATCGCCTCGGGTGAGGCTTACACGTACACCGCGGGGGAGTTCGACTCTACGTTGAACAAGGTGACTATGAATCTCAAGGAAATCGACTTTGAGCACGGAGATGACGTGTACTATAGATGCTGCAACCCCAATCTCGGCGGATGGAGTCCTTTGTATAATTTCACGGTAAGATCCAGTGGTCTTAAGTCGGAGAAGACGAGAGCGCCAAAGTCCCATGCCCGTCCGGGGAAAGTGCAAGGGGGAAAGATTGCTCTGGTCGCCGATATGGGTGTTGTGTTCGGTAACCGTACCACAGAATCTATCGCTCGCCACCTCGAAAAGGGAGTGCAACTGGTCGTGCACGCGGGTGACATCAGCTACGCCGACGATTTCAGTCTCTTCGTGAGCAACAACTCGTTCGTATGGACCGAGTATATGGCGATGGTGGAGCTGTTTGCAGCACGAGTACCGTACATGGTCGGACCTGGCAACCACGAAGTGCAGTACAATTTTACCGCGTATAGAAACTGGTTCCACATGCCTAACAACGCCAGCCATTCAGAGTCCCCCTTTTACTATTCGTTCGACTACATGGGCGTCCATTTTGCTTCTCTGTCGACAGAACACGATTTCAGCCCGGGCTCGGTGCAGCATCGTTGGCTGGAGAACGATCTGAGAAAAGCCGATGCCAACAGAGCGGAGGTCCCGTGGATTCTCGTTTTCGGACACCGCCCTCTGTACTGCAGCGACTGGCTTAAGTGGACGTCGCGATGCAACGTCGAGGCGAAGATATTCAGGGACAATATAGAAGATCTGTTACACAAGTACAAAGTTGACGTCTATTTGTCGGGACACAATCACCAATACGAAAGATCTTTTGCAGTCTACAACATGACCGTCACGAGTAGGAGTTACCGCAATCCACCAGCGACCATTTACATCGTAAACGGAGCTGCAG GAAATCCGGAACCGAACGATCCGACCTTTGTGAACTCAACTATGGCGCCTTGGCGAGCCAACAAAGCAGCTACAGTAAAGTACGGCTGGTTGTTGCTGGAAGCCAATGCAACATCGCTGGACTTTACGTACCTGTTCAGCGAAAACGACGAAGTCTTTGACAGGTTTTCCATCATCAAAGACGCCGTGTGA
- the LOC139147649 gene encoding acid phosphatase type 7-like codes for MDLWEIGFKYGDEVYYRCCNPDLGGWSSLYSFTVRQGGLLDAKGRGDDGPARSLPKDGPWPQPRPKIALIADMGIQFGQSTVDSITRFVQSGEVQLVVHAGDISYADDFSLVQHNNSFVWTEYMSIIEPFSARVPYMVGPGNHEAQYKFAAYLNWFHMPHNASQSESPFYYSFDYMGVHFVSMSTEHDFSPGSAQHRWLENDLRKADANRANVPWIFVHGHRPLYCSDILTWLTRCTVEAPRYRANMEGLFHKYKVDVYMAGHNHQYERSYPVYNMTVMSKNYHNPPATVYIVNGAAGNPELNDPTFVPESMAPWRAKNAVTENNGWMLMEVNATALDFKYLFSKNDEVFDRFTITKDKV; via the exons ATGGATCTCTGGGAAATTGGTTTCAAGTATGGGGATGAGGTTTATTACAGATGCTGTAACCCTGACCTTGGTGGATGGAGTTCTCTGTATAGTTTTACAGTGCGACAAGGCGGTCTGCTGGACGCCAAGGGGCGTGGTGATGATGGTCCAGCACGGAGTCTTCCGAAGGACGGACCTTGGCCCCAGCCCAGGCCAAAGATTGCCCTGATTGCTGACATGGGTATCCAGTTTGGCCAGAGTACGGTGGACTCGATCACGAGGTTCGTCCAGAGCGGAGAGGTACAGTTAGTCGTCCACGCCGGTGACATCAGCTACGCCGATGATTTTAGCCTCGTTCAACACAACAACTCTTTCGTGTGGACCGAGTACATGTCGATCATAGAACCATTCTCAGCACGCGTGCCCTACATGGTCGGCCCTGGCAACCACGAAGCTCAGTACAAATTTGCCGCCTATTTGAACTGGTTCCACATGCCCCACAACGCTAGCCAATCGGAGTCCCCCTTCTACTACTCATTCGACTACATGGGCGTCCATTTCGTTTCCATGTCAACGGAGCATGATTTCAGCCCGGGCTCGGCGCAGCATCGGTGGCTGGAGAACGATCTGAGAAAAGCCGACGCCAACAGAGCGAACGTCCCTTGGATCTTCGTGCACGGCCACCGCCCGCTGTACTGCAGTGACATACTGACATGGTTGACGCGGTGCACGGTGGAAGCTCCCAGGTACAGAGCAAATATGGAAGGTCTTTTCCACAAGTACAAGGTCGATGTGTACATGGCGGGACACAATCATCAATACGAGAGGTCGTACCCAGTTTACAACATGACTGTCATGAGCAAAAATTACCACAATCCACCGGCAACTGTCTACATCGTCAACGGAGCTGCAG GAAACCCTGAATTGAATGACCCGACTTTCGTTCCGGAGTCGATGGCTCCTTGGCGCGCTAAAAATGCGGTCACTGAGAATAATGGATGGATGTTGATGGAAGTCAACGCCACAGCTCTcgatttcaaatatctgttcaGCAAGAACGATGAAGTATTCGACAGGTTCACCATCACTAAGGACAAGGTTTAA
- the LOC139147650 gene encoding uncharacterized protein, with translation MHSACVSKKLVRSIVVFFFVGSLVFSSVKVVESVKCDKDQFPRLNHCHPCSVCTKINNGCRSYCNDEQCDEGQFRRLGACHPCKVCTKPEDECQKYCNEDNKKLIVPETTTPLGKPTLRHCRQRILKQKGMALL, from the exons ATGCATAGTGCCTGCGTTTCTAAGAAACTTGTTCGTTCCattgttgtatttttctttgttgGAAGTTTAGTTTTCTCCTCTGTGAAGGTTGTCGAATCTGTGAAGTGTGACAAGGACCAATTTCCCCGCTTGAATCATTGTCATCCATGTTCGGTGTGTACAAAGATAAACAACGGATGCCGAAGCTACTGTA ACGACGAACAGTGCGACGAAGGGCAGTTTCGTAGACTGGGAGCTTGCCATCCCTGTAAGGTTTGTACGAAACCGGAGGATGAATGTCAGAAGTACTGTAATGAAG ACAACAAGAAACTAATTGTACCGGAAACAACGACGCCACTAGGAAAACCTACACTCCGACATTGCCGGCAAAGAATCTTGAAACAGAAG GGTATGGCATTATTGTAG